The Nitrospirota bacterium genome contains a region encoding:
- a CDS encoding ATP-binding protein — MIQSPLRRIKGLRAYVLGGLLAFITLIHYLVGGARAGLLHSLLGHMYIVPIILGAYWYGMKGGASVSLASAVLFSPHLFLHWHDPFLDIYNYVELFLFLLIGGVTGVLSQMERNQRMRYEGSLLRLDESHRKLREQTDILFQTEEQLRRADRLSALGELSAGMAHEIRNPLGAIKGAVEILKDDYRPEDARYEFIQILLKETDRLNLIVQEFLGFARPKQPDFQQADLNEAIESVLTLTAQEAKKAGVNVEKSLDQAIGKRGLDVSMLRQAFLNLVLNAIQSMEGGGVLIVGSRLQGDAVEITIADTGAGISEENRKKLFSPFFTTKKNGTGLGLAITYRIIENHRGTIHVASEPGKGTTFTVKIPVA, encoded by the coding sequence ATGATCCAATCACCACTCAGGCGCATCAAAGGTCTCAGGGCATATGTGCTCGGCGGATTGCTTGCCTTTATCACCCTCATTCACTACCTTGTGGGCGGCGCCCGGGCGGGCTTGCTGCACAGCCTTCTCGGCCATATGTATATCGTACCGATCATCCTTGGAGCCTATTGGTACGGCATGAAGGGCGGGGCAAGTGTTTCCCTCGCCTCGGCGGTCCTGTTCTCACCGCACCTGTTCCTGCACTGGCATGACCCCTTTCTCGATATCTACAACTATGTTGAGCTGTTCCTCTTTCTTTTGATCGGCGGCGTCACGGGCGTGTTGAGCCAGATGGAGCGAAACCAGCGCATGCGGTATGAAGGGTCTCTCCTGCGGCTGGATGAGTCCCACCGCAAGCTTCGGGAGCAGACGGACATCCTTTTCCAGACCGAGGAACAATTGAGGCGCGCCGACCGGTTGTCCGCTCTCGGCGAACTGTCCGCCGGGATGGCTCATGAAATCCGGAACCCGCTGGGCGCCATCAAGGGCGCGGTTGAGATCCTGAAGGACGATTACCGGCCGGAAGACGCGCGGTACGAGTTCATACAGATATTGCTGAAGGAAACAGACCGGTTGAACCTTATCGTGCAGGAGTTCCTCGGGTTCGCGCGGCCCAAGCAGCCCGATTTTCAGCAGGCTGATCTGAACGAGGCCATCGAGTCCGTGCTCACGCTCACGGCTCAGGAAGCGAAGAAGGCCGGTGTGAACGTTGAAAAATCGCTCGATCAAGCGATCGGAAAGCGCGGCCTCGACGTCAGCATGCTCCGGCAGGCGTTCCTGAACCTGGTCTTGAACGCGATCCAGTCCATGGAAGGCGGCGGTGTTCTGATTGTCGGGAGCAGGCTTCAGGGAGATGCGGTAGAGATAACGATCGCGGACACGGGGGCGGGGATCAGTGAAGAGAACAGGAAAAAGCTCTTCAGCCCCTTTTTTACGACCAAGAAGAACGGCACCGGCCTTGGCCTTGCGATCACCTACCGGATCATCGAGAACCACCGCGGGACGATCCACGTGGCGAGCGAACCGGGGAAGGGCACGACGTTCACGGTGAAAATACCGGTCGCTTAA
- a CDS encoding sigma-54 dependent transcriptional regulator, which produces MKKSSILLIDDDDSLRRVMEFSLTEAGHTVRTAASGEDGLRLFEKETFDAVITDITMPGMSGMEVLAKVRQRDAHLPVIVITAYGTIESAVEAMKQGAFDYITKPVSRDELRLTLQKAIRMRRLEKENVELRAEVTDRYRFESIIGSSEKMKDILDLAGRVAVSDANVLITGESGTGKELLAKGVHFNSRRAEGPFVAVNCAAIPEALIESELFGHVKGSFTGAVKDKEGKFELADGGTLFLDEIGDLRIDLQAKILRALQEREIDRVGGGKSVSVDVRVIAATNKDIERAVKEGVFREDLYYRLNVITLFIPPLRERKEDIPLLASYFLKKFNKDAEVRIDTGALAVLTAYGWPGNVRELQNVIERASVLKRGAFITRDELPEKLKKEKPGVEEIVLNLPEGGISLEDLEKSLIIKALDKHKGNQTRAAEYLRITRPTLIYRMEKFGLK; this is translated from the coding sequence ATGAAAAAATCATCAATCCTCCTTATAGACGATGACGACAGTCTGCGCAGGGTCATGGAGTTCAGCCTGACCGAGGCGGGTCACACGGTCCGGACCGCGGCAAGCGGCGAGGACGGGCTGCGGTTGTTCGAGAAAGAGACCTTCGATGCGGTGATCACCGACATCACCATGCCGGGGATGAGCGGAATGGAGGTTTTGGCGAAGGTCCGCCAGCGCGACGCCCACCTCCCCGTGATCGTCATCACGGCATACGGCACGATCGAGAGCGCTGTCGAGGCCATGAAGCAGGGCGCCTTCGATTACATTACCAAGCCGGTGAGCCGCGACGAACTCCGGCTTACGCTTCAGAAGGCCATCAGGATGCGGCGGCTCGAGAAGGAGAACGTGGAACTTCGGGCCGAGGTCACGGACCGGTATCGCTTCGAGAGCATCATCGGCAGCAGCGAGAAGATGAAGGATATCCTGGACCTTGCAGGGCGCGTGGCCGTGAGTGATGCGAACGTGCTGATCACGGGAGAGAGCGGCACGGGCAAGGAACTGCTGGCCAAAGGCGTGCATTTCAACAGCCGGCGGGCTGAGGGGCCCTTTGTTGCCGTGAACTGCGCGGCGATCCCCGAGGCCCTGATCGAGAGCGAGCTTTTCGGCCACGTAAAGGGATCATTCACCGGAGCAGTAAAGGACAAAGAAGGGAAATTCGAGCTCGCCGACGGAGGCACGTTGTTCCTCGATGAGATCGGCGATCTGCGCATCGATCTGCAGGCCAAGATCCTGCGGGCGCTGCAGGAGCGGGAGATCGACCGCGTAGGCGGCGGGAAGTCCGTCTCCGTGGATGTGCGCGTGATCGCGGCGACGAACAAGGACATCGAGCGGGCGGTGAAGGAGGGCGTCTTTCGAGAGGACCTGTACTATCGCTTGAACGTTATCACCCTCTTCATCCCGCCGCTGCGCGAGCGGAAGGAAGACATCCCCTTGCTGGCCAGCTATTTCCTGAAAAAGTTCAATAAGGATGCCGAAGTCCGCATTGATACCGGGGCGCTTGCGGTGCTCACGGCGTACGGCTGGCCCGGCAATGTGCGCGAGCTTCAGAACGTGATCGAACGGGCATCGGTGCTCAAGAGGGGAGCGTTCATAACGCGGGATGAGCTGCCGGAGAAACTGAAGAAGGAAAAACCGGGTGTGGAGGAAATTGTTCTCAATTTACCGGAAGGGGGCATATCGCTTGAGGACCTGGAAAAAAGCCTTATCATCAAAGCGCTTGATAAACACAAAGGGAATCAGACCCGTGCCGCTGAATATCTCAGGATCACCCGGCCGACGCTCATCTACCGGATGGAAAAATTCGGACTGAAATAA
- a CDS encoding cation transporter, whose product MAISTLKIQGMTCNHCVMRVAKALKALPGVQDARVDLQKGEAVVTYDDATIKPEKLSFAIVDAGYKVV is encoded by the coding sequence ATGGCAATTTCAACACTCAAGATACAGGGCATGACCTGCAATCACTGCGTGATGCGGGTGGCAAAGGCGCTCAAGGCGCTTCCCGGAGTGCAGGACGCGCGGGTAGATCTGCAGAAAGGCGAGGCTGTGGTGACCTATGACGATGCCACGATCAAGCCGGAAAAGCTTTCCTTTGCCATAGTCGATGCCGGGTATAAGGTCGTTTAA
- a CDS encoding FAD:protein FMN transferase has product MFHDPSVKENGNYMKRSIFLVLLAVTLFTGCTRARTLQKTETIMGTDVTITVIARSREEAEAAIDAGMAELRRLDAMMSLYKDASEITKVNLAAGKGPVHVSPEMIEVVEHAAEISKISDGVFDVTIGPLVVLWQMRLKEGKIPADDEISRIRPLVNYRNIVVDRKASTIFLKKTGMIMDFGGMKGYMADRVADLFRERGIENAVIAVAGDIWVLGHREDGSPWRIGVQHPREQDKTLTVLELSDKYVSTSGDYERFVITEKKRYHHIIDPRTGKPSRGVISVTLVGDKGAFIDPLTKIPFILGPGEGMKIVRKFGAEAIIVDEQGKVFMTDGINNLMDRPKR; this is encoded by the coding sequence ATGTTTCACGATCCCTCGGTCAAGGAGAACGGAAATTATATGAAGCGTTCGATTTTTCTTGTGCTGTTGGCGGTTACGCTTTTCACCGGGTGTACCCGGGCCAGGACCCTCCAGAAGACCGAGACGATCATGGGCACGGACGTCACGATCACCGTCATAGCACGATCACGTGAAGAGGCCGAGGCCGCCATTGACGCGGGAATGGCGGAGCTGCGACGGCTTGATGCCATGATGTCGCTCTACAAGGACGCGAGCGAGATCACGAAGGTGAACCTTGCTGCCGGGAAGGGTCCCGTACACGTATCACCGGAGATGATCGAGGTCGTTGAACATGCAGCGGAGATATCAAAAATCTCAGACGGCGTATTTGATGTCACCATCGGCCCCCTGGTCGTCCTGTGGCAGATGCGGCTCAAGGAGGGCAAGATCCCTGCGGATGACGAGATCTCCAGGATCCGTCCCCTCGTGAACTACCGGAATATCGTCGTTGACAGAAAGGCTTCAACGATCTTTCTTAAAAAAACCGGCATGATCATGGACTTCGGGGGCATGAAGGGATATATGGCGGACCGGGTCGCTGATCTCTTCAGGGAACGGGGCATCGAGAACGCCGTTATTGCGGTGGCCGGCGATATCTGGGTATTGGGCCACCGGGAGGACGGTTCACCCTGGAGGATCGGCGTGCAGCATCCGCGGGAGCAAGACAAGACCCTGACCGTTCTGGAGCTCAGCGACAAATATGTTTCCACGTCCGGTGATTATGAACGGTTCGTCATCACAGAAAAAAAGCGCTATCATCATATCATCGACCCCCGGACCGGGAAGCCGTCAAGGGGCGTTATTTCCGTGACCCTTGTCGGGGATAAGGGGGCGTTCATCGACCCACTCACCAAGATCCCGTTCATTCTCGGCCCTGGGGAGGGCATGAAGATCGTGCGGAAGTTCGGGGCCGAGGCGATCATTGTGGACGAGCAGGGGAAGGTATTCATGACCGACGGGATCAACAACCTGATGGACCGGCCGAAGCGCTGA
- a CDS encoding cytochrome c3 family protein, protein MKRIVGFGLIVVLVAASAGWAAVAVGGGSIVYKVKHVGDVTFSHDSHVTDFGLKCEDCHPAVFPMEKQKEGKRRSMVEMRAKKACGVCHNGKNAFDVGGNCYICHKK, encoded by the coding sequence ATGAAAAGGATCGTTGGGTTTGGTTTGATCGTGGTGCTGGTTGCCGCATCAGCTGGCTGGGCGGCGGTAGCGGTCGGCGGAGGCAGTATCGTGTACAAGGTGAAACATGTTGGTGACGTGACGTTCAGCCACGACAGTCACGTGACCGACTTTGGGCTCAAATGCGAGGATTGCCATCCGGCGGTTTTCCCGATGGAAAAACAGAAAGAAGGCAAAAGGCGCTCGATGGTGGAGATGAGGGCAAAAAAGGCCTGCGGGGTCTGCCACAATGGCAAGAACGCGTTCGATGTGGGCGGCAACTGCTATATTTGTCATAAGAAATAA
- a CDS encoding 4Fe-4S dicluster domain-containing protein, with translation MFEGRDEITVIQDDIRRAMANPNAKWAMLIDLRRCTSCKACTAGCVAEQKSPPGVMYRPVYEEETGKFPNVKRRFTPRPCLQCDEPPCVEACPNKGENKATWKGKNGIVMINYEKCIGCGRCVIACPYKSRTLDEGYFYTEGTPVVQEYEKAPTWEYGRKWPRQKLHIPIRTVRKCHFCYHRLKNGMVPMCVSTCICRANFFGDATDKDSLIYKMIKSNKVSVLTAVKTPGEVKLTNAALKSKSPGSIADAIGYPGSIPVFADSSKTKPRVYYILP, from the coding sequence ATGTTCGAAGGCAGAGATGAAATAACCGTCATTCAGGATGATATCAGACGGGCAATGGCGAACCCCAATGCGAAGTGGGCCATGCTGATCGACCTTCGGCGCTGTACTTCCTGCAAGGCATGCACCGCGGGTTGCGTGGCCGAGCAGAAGAGCCCACCGGGAGTTATGTACCGGCCTGTGTACGAGGAGGAAACCGGTAAATTCCCGAACGTAAAGCGCAGGTTTACGCCACGGCCGTGCCTCCAGTGCGATGAGCCTCCCTGCGTCGAGGCCTGCCCAAACAAGGGTGAGAACAAAGCCACCTGGAAGGGGAAGAACGGCATCGTGATGATCAACTACGAGAAGTGCATCGGCTGCGGCCGGTGCGTTATTGCCTGCCCCTACAAATCGCGGACACTTGACGAGGGATATTTTTATACGGAAGGAACCCCGGTTGTTCAGGAATATGAAAAAGCCCCCACCTGGGAGTACGGCAGAAAATGGCCGCGCCAGAAGCTCCATATCCCCATCAGGACTGTCCGGAAGTGCCATTTTTGCTACCACCGCTTGAAGAACGGAATGGTGCCCATGTGCGTCAGCACGTGTATTTGCCGGGCCAACTTCTTTGGCGATGCCACGGACAAGGACAGCCTGATTTACAAGATGATCAAGAGCAACAAGGTCAGCGTACTGACTGCGGTGAAAACTCCCGGTGAAGTGAAGCTGACCAATGCGGCTCTCAAGAGCAAGAGCCCCGGCTCGATCGCCGACGCGATCGGCTATCCGGGCAGCATTCCCGTGTTCGCCGATTCATCCAAGACCAAGCCGAGAGTCTATTACATACTGCCATAG